CATGTTAGAATAACTCTGACATTACCATTGGTATACATGGTtagttagctacctagctaagGAGGCTTGCTAGCTACATGCCAAGTCAATTGCTAGGGGAGGTTTATTTTGTGTACTACAAATAGCCAacctggctagctagctagctagccatgTATACAGTGCAAAGTCGGACTTATAAATAACTAGCTTgctaggttagctagctagctggtcatttgttttaccatagttcatagtatttggagcttccagctgcctaaatgcgttgatatcgtgaaaaaataaacatgaaacagaccctactgacagccaatcacaattcacatctggaaaacagccgCAGCCAATCCTGTCTGGGTCCCTCCCACGTGTCAAAAATCAAACATCTGCTGCGCGAGCAGGAGATTAATCCCGAGCAGAAAGGGTGTGACAAATATTCCTCGCGCAAGCAACTCTCTCCTCGCGCACGAGTAGTTTTGCGCGCGCAGTAGTAGTTTTCCTTGCGCAAAGTGATTTCCCGCGCTCAGGATTTTTTAATTGGATGTGACGTCATAATTTGCCCACTGCCTCCGCGTTCTCTGTAACCATAGCAACAGCCTTCTCGATTTCGACATTTCTAtagaaacacaacaacaaaacgCTTTAACTATTTAACAGCTGGTTGGACCTTATAGAAGCTAAAAACGGAAAACGTAATCTGAAGCACACGCAGGTTTAGCTACTCTAACTCTAACGATGGCTAAATCTAGAATCATGGTAAGTTGCTAACTTTTTATGCTTGATAACAGAAAAATATGATAGGCTAAAAGTTGTTTAAAAAGATCAGACAAAGTgataaatgcaaaatgctactTATTTATATGATAGCGAGGTCGTTTCTGTCTCTGTCGTTTAGTCCAGTGCTTCTCAAATAGTGGGGCAGTGCAGTGCCTGGGGGGGGCGCGCATGTGACCTGGTTTAAGCCTTATTTATACTTTCGAGTGACCGTAGCGATCGACTCCGctcacctcgcgcgaacctctgcGAATGGCGGAGGCGTTTGTACTCTCCAAATAAGGAACATTtgcctgacgaattttaatgtgtttcaggtttgaaaagtgctggaatttaggctaaagtacttgaaaacgtcttcacgttctctcatgtttcgtcctggaattacaagaggcttgtatttgttaacctaagacaagagaactgttcagtcagacagatatttgttgtgaaacgaagtagttacaatttcaagcactttcaagtactttagcctaaattccagcacttttcaaacctgaaacagaaagcaacattaaaattcgtcaggtaaatgtttcttccactgtttttgaggggtgtttcaaACCCCGCTTCGAAAACTGTGCACTTCCAAACGGGCTCATTGTAGCCATTTTGATAAAAAACAGCACAAATTGTTGTATTGCATGTTTTGTAGGTTAAAGTGTTCATATATTGTGCCCCTGAATTAATGTTGCTGATCAAGttgaatttattattatttattgatttaatttaatttaatttaatttaattttcagTATCAAATGCCAGTCAGTTCAAAAATGTTTCTAGTTTAAATAGGGATctaattttttttccatttcatgCAAACTGATGCACTTCACTTCATGATGCAATTGTTTCTGTTACAAACTAAAAAtctataaaaacacatttttatccCATTTTGTCATGTATGGGGTTTATACGCCCACAGAAATTATAGTCGCGGCATAGAGTAGTGAcctgggtggtggtggagtgtgtgtgtgtttgtatgtccttattttttggggggggggcaaagtGTTTTCTTCTTCCTAGGGGGGGCTTAACAGAAAATAATTGAGAATCACTGGTTTAGTCCAAGATGGAGTGTCTGTGTGATTATACATTATAATAGCATTTATAtgtgtttattaatgatttttctCATAGAATTATGAGAATCAGGTTGCGTATATGGATAAGGAGTATAAGGCGCTCATGGCGGCTTACCAGGAAGAAGATAAAACAATCTCCAGGTTGCAGACTGCTTTAGAGCAGAGTATTGAGAAAGCTTCTAAATACGTAAGTGCTTTTAACTCTCTGATGAACATGAGACATAGTAAtgttggcttgctcactgggggctaggactcggcacttgtaaaactgctttgtgacaacaactgttgtaaaaagcgctatataaataaaatttcattgattgattgatgtgtgGCAATACATAGTATGATATCAGAGTACTGAAAATGTTGACATTATAAGCATTACAAAAGAGGTACACTTGCCCTGACTATTTTGATACTGTGTTTTTCTTCAGACGGCCTTTGTTGATGGCGATAATGAGGAAATACTGCATTATAAAAATAAATGCAAGTGtttggaggaggagaaagaccAGGAAATCCAGCGGCTTGTGCAGAGTTTGAAAAAGAAAGACGAGCTTCTGGACCAGATGCAGCACGAGCAGCATTCACTTAAGGAGAAGGTGAAGGAACTCTCCAATGAACTGACGAAGCAGGACCTGGTGTACAGAAACACCGTCTCCAtgctggagacagagagggcagcaGCCACCCATATCACTGCTGAGAATCAGGCTTTGTCCAGTAAGCTTTTAAGGTAAGACCCTTATTATTCGATCTTACTCAGCAATGCTCAAACTGTTCCCTTGTCTTTTAATAGCATGCTGTTGGCCTTATATATCAGATAATACATAGGTCTGATCCAAACTGAAAACATGGTAACAGTTGGCTGTACACAGTATCAACACAGCAGTTTGTATTGTATGGTTACAGGCTCGAGACGCAGATGTGTGACGACCGGGATAAGATGAGCTTACGTGCTGACCTGCTGGAGAAGGAGAATCACATCTCATATCTCCAATCAGAGATGTTTCAGGGCAACAGCCGCATTGCCCGGCTGCAGAAAGAGGTTAGTAACCAAACCACGgggtttaaaaaaaatcaacgTGGCAGGCAGAGTGGGTGGCGTTAAACCTAACACGTCGGATCACCCCGTCGTCCCCCTTAAGGTACAGACCCTGGCTGAAGCTGTCTGGGAGCACCGAACAAAGCGAGTTGAcgcggaggaggagagggacagAGCTCTCGGCGCCCTGTGGAGTAAAGAGCAGACCGTTGCGCAGCTGAAGACTGTGAGTGCCGTTCATTCAGTCTCACTGAGCTAGTGATCTTTCATACGGGCTTCCTGCGTGTTTTCTCATTGCTTTTTCCATGTCGTTGACAGTGGCAGGTCGGGTTGCAACAGTTTCTCCGGAAATACTGGGAGACGTCTCAGCGTGAGTACTTTAACACAAACACCCCACAGTACCGCAGTACTAGTGCTGACGCCGTGAGAAGGAGCCGACGGTTGCACAGACGCCTTCTGCTTTAGACCTCTTGAACCGGTGCTCTCGTGCGGTGTGCTCTAGTACGTGAAATAAGGGGAGAAAACCTCACCTGGCGTTTGATCTTTTGCTTGTAGTGCTTCAGGACAAGGACAAGATGATTCAGGAATTGCAGCTCAACCTAGCACGTATGGAGTATGTCCAGGAGGAATGTCTGGACACTTGGCTAAAGGAGATCAGATCCCAAACTGAAAGTTACGGGAGGCCGTTCCATTTCTTGAACACATTGTTAAGGGATTCGTCTTTTACAGTCGCTGACGTTGGTAACGCTGTGCAACCATTTCTCACAGAGCAGGGGAAGTTGGACAGGgggaccagacagagagggactgCCTGTGGTCCTGATCCCGCACATCCCAGGGAGGATAACAAGCGGGACACTACAGGACGCTGCACAGTAAGTGTTGCTTTGTACTCTTTGATGGCAACATATTTCTCATGTGGTTCGTAATGTTTTCtgtctcactcaccctcacacacttgcTTGTTTTGGCTATTAAAATCTagtagtgtttttttttgtctcacTGCTTATGGTCACAAAGCCACAGTAACACTATACATGTAAACAATTTAAGAGAGATGCAGACACAACAGTGAAGAGCAATGCAGACATAACAGTTAAGATAAATTCAGACAGCAGTCAGTGTCAGTCAATCATCTCCTAATAAACATACAgacctgatcccagatcagcccTACAGGCTCAGGGCCTTCCAGCACCTGCAAGCCCGTGTTGTCTTGTCCTCACCAGCCCTCTCTCTGATTGCACTCGGCAGGACTCCTCGGTCTCCTCCACTGAGAGCCAAAAGAATAACAGCTTCCCCAAACCGGGAAGCCCAACAGCGCCGACGTCCGCAGGGCATTCGCAGGGCGTCAACGTCCGCAAGGCTGAAAGCGACAGGTCCATTAACAAAGCTCAGAAGAGGAAGTTCACGGAGGGGGAGGTCTGTAGCTCCCGGAGGGCTCTCGACAGGACCTGccttaaaaaagtaattaaatGTTTGACTTTTTTTAGGAGTTGCTCACAATTAGCTGGTTGAGTAGTATCCTCGTAACCTGGCCTGAACCTGTCTGCGCTGTTTTATGTGTGGTCTAGGACTTTGTCCGTCCGAGTACGTAAAGAGGCTGCGACTCCAGACGACCTCCAGGTGACGTCTGTGGAGGTTTGTGTCTGCGCAGCAGAGCTGCTCTTATACCTGTGGCTCCAAGATCACGATCACGGCAATAATGAATGCTGATCGCTTGGACCAGGGCTGTACAGCTGTAGTCGGTTCCTGTGGGGTATAATTAAAGCAGCCTGTCGTGAAAATGTTTTTGATTTGTCAGTCTAAGACAAGGGAGGACCAAACCGGTTGGGCGCAGCCTCCTCACCCCCGCCCTCGCCCCTCTGATGCAGGCTTCCGCCCAGCCAAGAGGATCATGGCCATGGAGAAACCGCCAGAGCTCCAAGCCTGCAGAGATGAGCAGCAAACCCAAGAGGTTAGATCGCAGGCTGTTCCAGCCCCAAAGCTCATCACCATTGGATACACCTTCACATCCGTTGAGTAGGGCTCTGGGATGCCCGTAACTTCAGTACAGTGTTATCATAgtgaacctattgttattgGGCTGACTGAGGTGATTTTGGGAATTGTAGTTTTCAAGCTTTTTCTGGTTTCCTTCGCAGATCATGAGAGTACATCAACATTGATCATCTGACTGTCAAGCGGAAATTTAGAAGACCTGCTAAAAGACAGCAGCTCTAGCTCTGGCCATAAACATTTTATGGTGCCCTACTGTTAAAAACATTAAAGTCAAAAGCAGAGTCTTGTGTAAATTGTCATTTCTTTTTTGATTTTTTGATGGATGGTGTATATAAATGATTTAAGAAAGATTAATTCAGTAGGCAGGAAGCTCAAGTCCAGTAGAAACTGAAAGTCCAAACTCAGGTCCCCCTATCTGAGATGATTTGATGTAGGCCTACTACGGTTGTCATTTCATTCCACATTTTGGACATTTTTGTGAATGTTGAACAAAGGCAGCATCTGGAAGCGTCATGTGATTATGCAAAGTGCAGAGGACCATCCAGGGAGTgtcctgaaagtgtgtgtttgtgtgtgtgtgaagggacaTGGTCGTTTGTTACTGCTGTCGGTGGATGGAAGTGGTTGTCCTCTGTGAAGAGCAGGTCGTAGATTTTAGGCGACACCTGCTGATCTCTGTCCACCGGTGCATCACCAGACCCGTGCACATCTGAGGTCATCTGGAGTGAAACTGCAACCAAAACTCGTCTCTCTTCCATTgcttctctcactcctccaccaggGTCCAAAGTTCATTTTATTACCCCTGTGGCTCATCTTAAATACTTGTGGTTCAACACAGTGCTGGGTCAGTGAACATGTCCAACTGGACATGCTCCATTTAATGTATTTGGATGTTCTGACCTGTGGAAGAGTTCATTTGGAATGTTTTAGAGAGGAATTTCTTGTCATAAGATAGGTGTGGAGGCCTGGCCTGGAACTTgagggctctctctctctctctctctctcttctgtgtcCACTGTCTCAGATGAAGAACCCGTGCTCCATGATTTCGCGTGCCGCCATGACCACGCTGTCACATGTTTGCCTACCTGCGGAGTATCCGTTGTCTTCTCTTTGAAATGTATAGATAAAAATGGACACTGAGAAAAAAGAACGTCCTCATCTAATCAGCtgtaaagaaaaacaccaccacaTTGTGCTGGTCAACTGACACGACCACCATCATAAGATCAGCTTCAGGCTTTCTAACAATAAACCACTTCttgaataaatgaaacaaattctTCCAAATGGTTCTATTTCTCATTAATAGAAAAAGGCACCAGCTAAAGTTTCCTATATACAGTAGTGTTCAAAATAATAGCAGTCCAATATGACCAACCAGATTAATCACTGTTTTTGGTATAGATTTAATTACTACATGACAAACAATTTACCAGTTGGTGCAGTAGATTCTTAGAAAGCCAACAGACTCCGCATTCATGATATACATGATATTGAGTCTGTGTATTTGAATAATTAATTGAAAGGGGTGTGTTCAAAA
This sequence is a window from Brachyhypopomus gauderio isolate BG-103 chromosome 21, BGAUD_0.2, whole genome shotgun sequence. Protein-coding genes within it:
- the LOC143484950 gene encoding uncharacterized protein LOC143484950: MAKSRIMNYENQVAYMDKEYKALMAAYQEEDKTISRLQTALEQSIEKASKYTAFVDGDNEEILHYKNKCKCLEEEKDQEIQRLVQSLKKKDELLDQMQHEQHSLKEKVKELSNELTKQDLVYRNTVSMLETERAAATHITAENQALSSKLLRLETQMCDDRDKMSLRADLLEKENHISYLQSEMFQGNSRIARLQKEVQTLAEAVWEHRTKRVDAEEERDRALGALWSKEQTVAQLKTWQVGLQQFLRKYWETSQLLQDKDKMIQELQLNLARMEYVQEECLDTWLKEIRSQTESYGRPFHFLNTLLRDSSFTVADVGNAVQPFLTEQGKLDRGTRQRGTACGPDPAHPREDNKRDTTGRCTDSSVSSTESQKNNSFPKPGSPTAPTSAGHSQGVNVRKAESDRSINKAQKRKFTEGEVCSSRRALDRTCLKKDFVRPST